In one Arachis duranensis cultivar V14167 chromosome 9, aradu.V14167.gnm2.J7QH, whole genome shotgun sequence genomic region, the following are encoded:
- the LOC107465296 gene encoding uncharacterized protein LOC107465296 isoform X1: MILRSYCLLIHRSKQQQRQQQHHHHHHHKTMTDYHFVYKDVEGASTQWDDIQRKLGNLPKKPPAFKPPPFAPAPDPDSLSKDKAWLDSRNEDELEDLENDLDDDRFLEEYKKKRLAEMKEAAKVLRFGSVVPISGSDFVREVSQAPSDVWVVVILYKDGIAECGVLMQCIEELATRYPATKFVKIISTDCIPNYPDRNLPTILVYNNGAVKGNYVGMHSFGRRCTPEGVALILCQSDPVLNDGQNRNEQSREAVIEGVRRKFIEKVVVDHEDRDDDGSSSD, encoded by the exons ATGATTTTGAGGAGCTACTGCCTCTTG ATTCATAGGAGTAAACAACAACAACGacaacaacaacatcatcatcatcatcatcacaaaACAATGACGGATTACCACTTTGTGTACAAAGATGTGGAAGGAGCATCAACCCAATGGGATGACATTCAGAGGAAGCTTGGCAATCTCCCTAAGAAACCGCCCGCTTTCAAGCCTCCGCCCTTCGCCCCTGCCCCCGATCCTGATTCCCTCTCCAAAGACAAGGCTTGGCTTGATTCCAGAAATGAGGATGAACTTGAAGACCTTGAAAATGATCTTGATGACGATCGCTTCCTTGAGGAGTACAA GAAGAAGAGATTGGCTGAGATGAAGGAAGCAGCTAAAGTTTTGAGGTTTGGATCTGTGGTTCCCATTTCAGGATCTGATTTCGTTCGAGAGGTTTCACAGGCTCCCTCTGATGTTTGGGTAGTTGTCATCCTTTACAAAGATGG CATTGCTGAATGTGGGGTTTTAATGCAATGCATTGAAGAATTGGCTACAAGATATCCTGCAACAAAATTTGTCAAGATAATATCAACTGATTGCATTCCCAACTATCCGGATCGAAATTTGCCCACCATATTGGTATACAACAATGGAGCAGTCAAAGGAAACTATGTTGGCATGCATAGTTTTGGACGAAGATGCACTCCTGAAG GTGTTGCGTTGATTCTGTGCCAATCGGATCCTGTACTAAACGACGGTCAAAATAGAAATGAGCAATCAAGAGAAGCTGTCATTGAAGGAGTTCGGAGAAAGTTTATAGAGAAAGTTGTCGTCGATCATGAAGATCGTGACGATGATGGTTCCTCAAGTGATTAG
- the LOC107465296 gene encoding uncharacterized protein LOC107465296 isoform X2: MTDYHFVYKDVEGASTQWDDIQRKLGNLPKKPPAFKPPPFAPAPDPDSLSKDKAWLDSRNEDELEDLENDLDDDRFLEEYKKKRLAEMKEAAKVLRFGSVVPISGSDFVREVSQAPSDVWVVVILYKDGIAECGVLMQCIEELATRYPATKFVKIISTDCIPNYPDRNLPTILVYNNGAVKGNYVGMHSFGRRCTPEGVALILCQSDPVLNDGQNRNEQSREAVIEGVRRKFIEKVVVDHEDRDDDGSSSD, translated from the exons ATGACGGATTACCACTTTGTGTACAAAGATGTGGAAGGAGCATCAACCCAATGGGATGACATTCAGAGGAAGCTTGGCAATCTCCCTAAGAAACCGCCCGCTTTCAAGCCTCCGCCCTTCGCCCCTGCCCCCGATCCTGATTCCCTCTCCAAAGACAAGGCTTGGCTTGATTCCAGAAATGAGGATGAACTTGAAGACCTTGAAAATGATCTTGATGACGATCGCTTCCTTGAGGAGTACAA GAAGAAGAGATTGGCTGAGATGAAGGAAGCAGCTAAAGTTTTGAGGTTTGGATCTGTGGTTCCCATTTCAGGATCTGATTTCGTTCGAGAGGTTTCACAGGCTCCCTCTGATGTTTGGGTAGTTGTCATCCTTTACAAAGATGG CATTGCTGAATGTGGGGTTTTAATGCAATGCATTGAAGAATTGGCTACAAGATATCCTGCAACAAAATTTGTCAAGATAATATCAACTGATTGCATTCCCAACTATCCGGATCGAAATTTGCCCACCATATTGGTATACAACAATGGAGCAGTCAAAGGAAACTATGTTGGCATGCATAGTTTTGGACGAAGATGCACTCCTGAAG GTGTTGCGTTGATTCTGTGCCAATCGGATCCTGTACTAAACGACGGTCAAAATAGAAATGAGCAATCAAGAGAAGCTGTCATTGAAGGAGTTCGGAGAAAGTTTATAGAGAAAGTTGTCGTCGATCATGAAGATCGTGACGATGATGGTTCCTCAAGTGATTAG